Proteins co-encoded in one Pyxidicoccus xibeiensis genomic window:
- a CDS encoding DUF4382 domain-containing protein, producing the protein MNMSRKSFSALLLAVGMLGLAACGDDTSRVTVKLTDAPGDTFEKAVVTISKVYLKGGGAEGSAEGSGEVVLRDEPVTTDLLTLANDTADLVKDVEVPQGTYRELRFVITGAYVQVKEDGVSRVYSTPDYAGVPAGVEVDGELQMPSLSTSGLKVKFANDADVTVSSEQSQKVILVDFDVAQSFGRAAGGSGRWVMSPVVKGADLEFSSSVLATLRLGTGVQLPAVGGAQVNLSAFSAVLVNAEGSREPLAFSDANGDGVYEAQFKFLIPGAFQVEVAAPAGLTFTTDPALPAAVTASGGAEASVAFTLTSAAIVR; encoded by the coding sequence ATGAACATGTCTCGAAAGTCGTTCTCCGCCCTGCTGCTCGCCGTGGGCATGCTGGGCCTCGCCGCCTGTGGCGACGACACCTCTCGCGTCACCGTGAAGCTGACGGACGCCCCGGGTGACACCTTCGAGAAGGCGGTGGTCACCATCTCCAAGGTGTACCTCAAGGGCGGTGGCGCCGAGGGCAGCGCGGAGGGCTCGGGTGAAGTCGTGCTGCGCGACGAGCCCGTCACCACGGACCTGCTCACGCTGGCCAACGACACCGCGGACCTGGTGAAGGACGTGGAAGTACCGCAGGGCACGTACCGCGAGCTGCGCTTCGTCATCACCGGCGCGTACGTGCAGGTGAAGGAGGACGGCGTCAGCCGCGTCTACTCCACGCCTGACTATGCCGGCGTCCCCGCGGGCGTCGAGGTGGACGGCGAGCTGCAGATGCCCAGCCTCTCCACGTCGGGCCTCAAGGTGAAGTTCGCCAACGACGCGGACGTGACGGTCTCCAGCGAGCAGAGCCAGAAGGTCATCCTCGTGGACTTCGACGTGGCGCAGAGCTTCGGCCGCGCGGCCGGTGGCTCGGGCCGCTGGGTGATGAGCCCGGTGGTCAAGGGCGCGGACCTGGAGTTCTCCTCGAGCGTGCTGGCCACGCTGCGGCTGGGCACCGGCGTGCAGCTGCCCGCGGTGGGCGGCGCGCAGGTGAACCTGTCCGCCTTCAGCGCGGTGCTCGTCAACGCCGAGGGCAGCCGTGAGCCGCTGGCCTTCAGCGACGCCAACGGCGACGGCGTCTACGAGGCCCAGTTCAAGTTCCTCATCCCCGGCGCGTTCCAGGTGGAGGTCGCCGCTCCCGCGGGCCTCACCTTCACCACCGACCCGGCGCTTCCCGCCGCCGTCACCGCGAGCGGCGGCGCGGAGGCCAGCGTGGCCTTCACCCTCACCTCCGCCGCCATCGTCCGCTAG